Proteins encoded by one window of Dioscorea cayenensis subsp. rotundata cultivar TDr96_F1 chromosome 6, TDr96_F1_v2_PseudoChromosome.rev07_lg8_w22 25.fasta, whole genome shotgun sequence:
- the LOC120263476 gene encoding zinc finger CCHC domain-containing protein 10, which produces MSNNNDAAADRIKAAALSATKGLSRAQAERAAAAAARNVNAYGQKEEGPSRWQERKEAKRQMYLMSTEKAVKLGERKDLKVSGGSTTASYAQCQKCFQAGHWTYECKNERVYMPRPSRSQLLKNPKLKSTIQVSFEGNPDYEKEQTREKEDKKVRSKNEDKGNKSRRRSKRKHRSSDTESEEDSSEASVFETDSKSSVTGSDDSSAESSSSYSSSDSEERRRRRRKHKKRRHHRRYSSSSDSSESESASDSDTDDKNSRRKSKSKSKRHNRKH; this is translated from the coding sequence ATGTCGAACAACAATGACGCTGCTGCTGACCGAATCAAGGCAGCAGCTCTATCAGCTACTAAAGGTCTGAGTAGAGCTCAAGCCGAGAGGGCAGCTGCGGCAGCCGCACGTAATGTGAATGCTTATGGACAAAAGGAAGAAGGGCCAAGCAGATGGCAGGAGCGGAAGGAAGCCAAGCGCCAGATGTATCTGATGAGCACGGAGAAAGCTGTAAAATTGGGGGAGAGGAAAGATTTGAAAGTTTCTGGTGGTTCCACCACGGCATCGTATGCTCAGTGTCAGAAGTGTTTTCAGGCTGGTCATTGGACATACGAGTGTAAGAACGAACGGGTCTACATGCCTCGTCCCTCTCGATCACAGCTCCTGAAGAATCCCAAGCTGAAGTCTACCATCCAAGTTTCTTTCGAGGGCAATCCGGACTATGAAAAGGAACAAACCCGGGAGAAGGAAGACAAGAAGGTGAGGAGCAAGAATGAAGACAAAGGTAATAAGAGTCGGAGAAGGAGCAAGAGGAAGCATCGGTCATCAGATACAGAGTCGGAAGAAGATTCCAGTGAAGCTTCGGTTTTTGAGACAGACAGCAAGTCCTCAGTGACTGGTTCTGATGATTCTTCTGCTGAGAGTAGTTCAAGCTATAGTTCTTCGGACTCGGAGGAGCgacggaggaggaggaggaagcaCAAGAAGAGAAGGCACCATCGGAGGTATAGCTCATCATCTGATTCTTCTGAATCAGAGTCGGCTTCTGATAGTGATACCGATGATAAGAACAGCAGGAGAAAGAGCAAGAGCAAGAGCAAGAGGCACAACCGAAAGCACTAA
- the LOC120263477 gene encoding DNA-directed RNA polymerases II, IV and V subunit 9A, protein MSTMKFCRECNNILYPKEDREQKVLLFACRNCDHQEVADNNCVYRNVIHHAPGEFTQVLQDVAADPTLPRTKSVRCSVCNHPEAVFFQATARGEEGMTLFFVCCNPSCGHRWRD, encoded by the exons ATGAGTACCATGAAGTTTTGCCGAGAATG CAACAACATTCTGTATCCCAAGGAAGATAGGGAGCAGAAAGTTCTCCTCTTTGCCTGCCGCAACTGTGATCATCAG GAAGTTGCTGATAATAACTGTGTGTATAGGAATGTTATACACCATGCTCCTGGTGAGTTCACTCAAGTTCTTCAAGATGTTGCTGCTGATCCAACTCTTCCTCGCACTAAGAGTGTTAGATGTTCTGTTTGTAATCATCCTGAAGCTGTCTTCTTCCag GCTACGGCGAGGGGTGAAGAAGGTATGACCCTGTTCTTCGTCTGTTGTAATCCAAGTTGTGGACATCGGTGGAGAGATTGA
- the LOC120262918 gene encoding RNA pseudouridine synthase 1-like has translation MPPRTALPVPLPFKTLAPTISHRSQAMAAAASGFPTPMTPPYPAISKDVELRRAMTAAARSGAYELGAGDVVFEDESMVVVNKPSGIYCETLLKTLSDKAPPPSGNGTSEDNALHLANRLDRDTSGLMVITKSNKVAAKLVKAFTDHKVKKSYIALCIGHAPKWKKLTISSGHGRSKFGAWRVYSKSDVGRTLPGGSMVKDMMTCFEVLSINGQKNNPGDDLDVTVESKADESGFGKDEILIRAWPQSGRTHQIRLHCQYLGIPIRGDVKYGGVIEWKGIEFDFHALHAENLAFDHPVSGLPLCFRSPLPLWAKE, from the exons ATGCCACCACGCACAGCACTACCAGTACCACtacccttcaaaaccctagcaccGACGATCTCTCATCGATCCCAAGCCATGGCAGCGGCGGCGAGCGGGTTTCCAACACCGATGACGCCGCCGTACCCGGCGATATCGAAGGATGTGGAGCTGAGGAGGGCGATGACGGCGGCGGCGAGGTCAGGGGCGTACGAGCTCGGCGCCGGCGACGTCGTATTCGAAGATGAGTCGATGGTGGTCGTGAACAAGCCCTCGGGGATCTACTGCGAAACCCTTCTCAAAACTCTCTCCGATAAGGCTCCTCCGCCCTCCG GAAATGGAACAAGTGAAGACAATGCACTTCATCTTGCCAACAGGTTAGACAGAGACACAAGTGGTTTAATGGTGATAACCAAATCAAACAAAGTAGCAGCAAAGTTAGTGAAAGCATTCACTGATCACAAAGTGAAGAAATCATATATTGCTCTCTGCATTGGCCATGCACCCAAGTGGAAGAAGCTAACCATAAGCTCCGGCCATGGCCGGTCCAAGTTCGGTGCATGGCGCGTGTATTCCAAGTCAGATGTCGGTCGAACTCTTCCGGGTGGATCGATGGTGAAGGACATGATGACTTGCTTCGAAGTTTTATCAATCAATGGGCAGAAGAACAACCCGGGTGATGATTTGGATGTAACTGTCGAAAGTAAGGCAGATGAAAGTGGTTTCGGCAAAGATGAGATATTGATAAGAGCTTGGCCGCAGAGCGGTAGAACTCATCAGATTCGGCTTCATTGTCAGTATCTTGGAATTCCGATCAGAGGAGATGTTAAGTATGGAGGTGTGATTGAGTGGAAGGGCATCGAGTTTGATTTCCATGCTCTTCATGCTGAAAACTTGGCTTTTGATCATCCTGTTTCTGGTTTGCCTCTTTGTTTTCGTTCGCCTCTTCCTTTGTGGGCGAAGGAATGA
- the LOC120262919 gene encoding uncharacterized protein LOC120262919 has product MDSSVITPEDVLESLMNDGTIDAIRLKIINQLKANEELKNSTISMVEQSKVLNTPGAEKQTKRELFDALRRELEAPALEKASKAVWELILDTNGLGKEINETVERVFCRLSGTEPPLLPKPPAPEVQAQPENEKEAKEKEGEKVKDVEMSESSSSKKRTFSEMNNQTPGPEVATANSCNDQPPEDDTVAPSSSNLNT; this is encoded by the exons ATGGATTCTTCTGTAATAACACCAGAAGATGTGCTTGAATCTCTTATGAATGATGGAACTATTGATGCTATTCGACTGAAGATAATCAATCAGCTCAAGGCCAAT GAAGAGCTGAAGAACAGCACTATTTCAATGGTAGAGCAAAGCAAAGTTCTCAATACTCCTGGTGCAGAGAAACAGACCAAGCGGGAATTGTTTGATGCACTTCGACGAGAACTTGA AGCTCCAGCACTCGAGAAGGCCTCGAAAGCTGTATGGGAGCTGATTCTCGACACCAATGGATTAGGTAAAGAGATAAACGAAACGGTCGAGAGAGTCTTCTGCAGGCTCAGCGGGACTGAGCCTCCTTTGCTACCGAAACCTCCAGCTCCCGAAGTACAAGCTCAACCAGAGAATGAGAAAGAAGCGAAAGAGAAAGAGGGTGAAAAGGTTAAGGATGTGGAGATGTCAGAGTCTTCATCCTCCAAGAAGAGGACCTTCAGTGAGATGAATAACCAAACCCCCGGACCGGAAGTGGCTACCGCAAACAGTTGCAATGACCAACCACCGGAGGATGACACGGTGGCTCCTTCATCGTCTAACCTGAATACTTAA
- the LOC120262916 gene encoding vacuolar protein sorting-associated protein 51 homolog isoform X1: MATENAPPPMDEKVRRTRELLASFYSSDPSIASAGGPPSPSSAAQSASLDSINSPSFDPDVYMNLLIQKSNLEGLLQKHVEMAAEIKNLDTDLQMLVYENYNKFISATDTIKRMKNNISGMETSMEHLLEKIMSVQSRSVTVNTSLFEKREHVEKLHRTRNLLRKVQFIYDLPSRLGKCIKSEAYADAVRFFTGAKPIFEAYGESSFQDCKKASEEAMQVVIQNLQEKLYSDSEPIEARAEAVVLLKQLNFPVDSLKSKLLERLEEFLLRFQIESEVVEGIVEDSSESSKVGKASDPVPTKPPTVSTDQASINEFSKMVHAFLIIFPDTEKRLIELSQDLFSRRYGSIQKKIEKRISSANLLAMLRVVSADVAVVDEVLPEAALPVFSLEAASDIIRNYISSSFTHLLLEISESLTRTQPSLEEGAKESPLQIALESSKKAVIQGSMGLLLDFRQLIEDNVGLAKLRDLIIDLVQEGFQDFFQKLEQSFLLLSGRANANNLDSTIVNSVQVDKVQAGLTLVVAQLSVFIEQSAVPRIMEEIAVSFSGGGLRGYENGPAFVPGEICRLFRASGEKLLHNYINVKTQKISILLKKRFTTPNWIKHKEPREVHMFVDLLLHELDGIGIEVRQILPHGLIRRHRHSDSTGSTNSSRSNPIREDKTARSNSHRARSQLLESHLAKLFEQKMEIFTKVEYTQESIISTIVKLCLKSLQEFVRLQTFNRSGYQQIQLDIEFLKNPLKDFVDDDAAIDFLLKEINHAAHERCLDPIPLEPPIIDKLIQAKLAKNKEQSPSMQ; this comes from the exons ATGGCGACGGAGAACGCTCCTCCTCCGATGGACGAGAAGGTTCGGAGGACTCGAGAGCTCCTTGCGAGCTTCTACTCCTCCGATCCCTCCATCGCCTCCGCTGGTGGCCCTCCTTCCCCCTCTTCCGCCGCCCAATCCGCCTCTCTTGATTCTATTAACTCTCCCTCTTTTGATCCTGATGTTTATATGAACCTCTTG attcaaaaatcaaatcttgAGGGGCTTCTTCAAAAGCATGTTGAGATGGCAGCTGAGATCAAGAATCTTGATACTGACTTGCAAATGCTagtttatgaaaattataacaAGTTCATCAGTGCCACTGATACTATTAAAAG gatgaaaaataatataagtgGAATGGAGACAAGCATGGAACATCTTCTGGAAAAA ATTATGTCTGTTCAATCCAGGAGTGTCACAGTAAATACATCTCTATTTGAGAAAAGAGAGCACGTAGAAAAATTGCATCGAACTAGAAATTTATTGCGTAAAGTTCAG TTCATATATGATCTTCCCTCCCGACTTGGAAAGTGCATAAAGTCAGAAGCATATGCAGATGCAGTGAGGTTTTTTACTGGTGCAAAACCTATTTTTGAG GCATATGGAGAGTCATCTTTTCAAGATTGTAAAAAGGCGTCTGAGGAGGCTATGCAGGTGGTCATTCAAAATCTCCAG GAAAAACTGTATTCAGATTCTGAACCTATTGAAGCAAGAGCTGAGGCAGTTGTGCTTCTTAAACAACTTAACTTCCCT GTAGACAGCTTAAAGTCAAAGCTACTTGAGAGGTTGGAGGAATTCCTTTTGAGATTCCAGATTGAATCTGAAGTAGTGGAGGGAATAGTGGAAGACAGCAGTGAATCTTCTAAAGTAGGAAAGGCATCAGATCCAGTACCAACTAAACCTCCAACTGTGAGTACTGACCAG GCTTCCATCAATGAGTTCTCCAAGATGGTTCATGCTTTTCTTATAATATTTCCGGATACTGAGAAACGGCTAATAGAACTTTCACAAGACTTGTTTTCCAG GCGCTATGGaagcattcaaaagaaaatagaaaagcGAATATCTTCTGCAAATTTACTGGCTATGCTGC GGGTTGTCTCGGCGGATGTGGCTGTAGTGGATGAAGTTCTGCCTGAGGCTGCTCTTCCTGTTTTTTCTCTAGAG GCTGCTAGTGACATTATCAGAAATTATATCTCGTCCTCTTTCACTCATCTTTTGCTTGAAATCTCAG AATCACTCACAAGAACACAACCTTCACTGGAGGAAGGCGCAAAAGAATCACCTTTGCAGATTGCTTTGGAAAGCAGCAAGAAGGCTGTGATTCAGGGAAGTATGGGTCTCTTATTG GATTTCCGCCAGCTTATTGAGGATAATGTTGGCTTGGCGAAGTTAAGAGACTTAATTATCGACTTGGTTCAAGAAGGTTTCCAAGACTTTTTCCAGAAACTTGAACAGagtttccttcttctttctggAAGAGCTAATGCCAATAATCTAGATTCAACGATCGTAAACTCCGTACAGGTAGACAAAGTGCAAGCTGGACTTACCCTTGTGGTGGCCCAACTTTCTGTATTTATAGAGCAAAGTGCAGTTCCTAGAATTATGGAG GAAATTGCTGTTTCTTTCTCTGGAGGTGGTCTTCGTGGCTATGAGAATGGGCCAGCATTCGTGCCAGGAGAGATCTGTCGATTATTCCGTGCATCTGGTGAAAAACTTCTGCATAAT TATATAAATGTGAAAACTCAGAAAATTTCCATCCTTCTGAAAAAGAGGTTTACAACACCGAACTGGATCAAG CACAAGGAACCAAGGGAAGTCCATATGTTTGTTGATTTGCTCCTTCATGAG TTGGATGGCATTGGAATTGAAGTGAGACAAATATTACCTCATGGGCTTATTCGAAGGCACCGTCATTCTGACAGCACAGGAAGCACTAATTCTTCACGTAGTAATCCAATACGTGAGGATAAAACAGCCAGGTCAAATTCACACAGAGCCAGAAGCCAGCTTCTTGAAAGCCATCTGGCAAAGTTGTTTGAGCAAAAAATGGAAATCTTTACAAAAGTCGAGTATACACAG GAGTCAATTATATCAACCATAGTAAAACTCTGCTTGAAAAGCTTGCAAGAATTTGTTCGACTGCAGACATTTAATCGTAGCGGGTACCAGCAGATTCAGCTGGATATTGAGTTTCTGAAGAACCCTTTGAAAgattttgttgatgatgatgcagCCATTGACTTCCTACTAAAAGAG ATAAACCATGCTGCTCATGAACGGTGTTTGGATCCAATTCCTCTGGAGCCTCCGATAATTGACAAACTTATACAGGCCAAGCTAGCCAAGAACAAAGAACAGAGTCCAAGCATGCAGTGA
- the LOC120262916 gene encoding vacuolar protein sorting-associated protein 51 homolog isoform X3, translating to MATENAPPPMDEKVRRTRELLASFYSSDPSIASAGGPPSPSSAAQSASLDSINSPSFDPDVYMNLLIQKSNLEGLLQKHVEMAAEIKNLDTDLQMLVYENYNKFISATDTIKRMKNNISGMETSMEHLLEKIMSVQSRSVTVNTSLFEKREHVEKLHRTRNLLRKVQFIYDLPSRLGKCIKSEAYADAVRFFTGAKPIFEAYGESSFQDCKKASEEAMQVVIQNLQEKLYSDSEPIEARAEAVVLLKQLNFPVDSLKSKLLERLEEFLLRFQIESEVVEGIVEDSSESSKVGKASDPVPTKPPTASINEFSKMVHAFLIIFPDTEKRLIELSQDLFSRRYGSIQKKIEKRISSANLLAMLRVVSADVAVVDEVLPEAALPVFSLEAASDIIRNYISSSFTHLLLEISESLTRTQPSLEEGAKESPLQIALESSKKAVIQGSMGLLLDFRQLIEDNVGLAKLRDLIIDLVQEGFQDFFQKLEQSFLLLSGRANANNLDSTIVNSVQVDKVQAGLTLVVAQLSVFIEQSAVPRIMEEIAVSFSGGGLRGYENGPAFVPGEICRLFRASGEKLLHNYINVKTQKISILLKKRFTTPNWIKHKEPREVHMFVDLLLHELDGIGIEVRQILPHGLIRRHRHSDSTGSTNSSRSNPIREDKTARSNSHRARSQLLESHLAKLFEQKMEIFTKVEYTQESIISTIVKLCLKSLQEFVRLQTFNRSGYQQIQLDIEFLKNPLKDFVDDDAAIDFLLKEINHAAHERCLDPIPLEPPIIDKLIQAKLAKNKEQSPSMQ from the exons ATGGCGACGGAGAACGCTCCTCCTCCGATGGACGAGAAGGTTCGGAGGACTCGAGAGCTCCTTGCGAGCTTCTACTCCTCCGATCCCTCCATCGCCTCCGCTGGTGGCCCTCCTTCCCCCTCTTCCGCCGCCCAATCCGCCTCTCTTGATTCTATTAACTCTCCCTCTTTTGATCCTGATGTTTATATGAACCTCTTG attcaaaaatcaaatcttgAGGGGCTTCTTCAAAAGCATGTTGAGATGGCAGCTGAGATCAAGAATCTTGATACTGACTTGCAAATGCTagtttatgaaaattataacaAGTTCATCAGTGCCACTGATACTATTAAAAG gatgaaaaataatataagtgGAATGGAGACAAGCATGGAACATCTTCTGGAAAAA ATTATGTCTGTTCAATCCAGGAGTGTCACAGTAAATACATCTCTATTTGAGAAAAGAGAGCACGTAGAAAAATTGCATCGAACTAGAAATTTATTGCGTAAAGTTCAG TTCATATATGATCTTCCCTCCCGACTTGGAAAGTGCATAAAGTCAGAAGCATATGCAGATGCAGTGAGGTTTTTTACTGGTGCAAAACCTATTTTTGAG GCATATGGAGAGTCATCTTTTCAAGATTGTAAAAAGGCGTCTGAGGAGGCTATGCAGGTGGTCATTCAAAATCTCCAG GAAAAACTGTATTCAGATTCTGAACCTATTGAAGCAAGAGCTGAGGCAGTTGTGCTTCTTAAACAACTTAACTTCCCT GTAGACAGCTTAAAGTCAAAGCTACTTGAGAGGTTGGAGGAATTCCTTTTGAGATTCCAGATTGAATCTGAAGTAGTGGAGGGAATAGTGGAAGACAGCAGTGAATCTTCTAAAGTAGGAAAGGCATCAGATCCAGTACCAACTAAACCTCCAACT GCTTCCATCAATGAGTTCTCCAAGATGGTTCATGCTTTTCTTATAATATTTCCGGATACTGAGAAACGGCTAATAGAACTTTCACAAGACTTGTTTTCCAG GCGCTATGGaagcattcaaaagaaaatagaaaagcGAATATCTTCTGCAAATTTACTGGCTATGCTGC GGGTTGTCTCGGCGGATGTGGCTGTAGTGGATGAAGTTCTGCCTGAGGCTGCTCTTCCTGTTTTTTCTCTAGAG GCTGCTAGTGACATTATCAGAAATTATATCTCGTCCTCTTTCACTCATCTTTTGCTTGAAATCTCAG AATCACTCACAAGAACACAACCTTCACTGGAGGAAGGCGCAAAAGAATCACCTTTGCAGATTGCTTTGGAAAGCAGCAAGAAGGCTGTGATTCAGGGAAGTATGGGTCTCTTATTG GATTTCCGCCAGCTTATTGAGGATAATGTTGGCTTGGCGAAGTTAAGAGACTTAATTATCGACTTGGTTCAAGAAGGTTTCCAAGACTTTTTCCAGAAACTTGAACAGagtttccttcttctttctggAAGAGCTAATGCCAATAATCTAGATTCAACGATCGTAAACTCCGTACAGGTAGACAAAGTGCAAGCTGGACTTACCCTTGTGGTGGCCCAACTTTCTGTATTTATAGAGCAAAGTGCAGTTCCTAGAATTATGGAG GAAATTGCTGTTTCTTTCTCTGGAGGTGGTCTTCGTGGCTATGAGAATGGGCCAGCATTCGTGCCAGGAGAGATCTGTCGATTATTCCGTGCATCTGGTGAAAAACTTCTGCATAAT TATATAAATGTGAAAACTCAGAAAATTTCCATCCTTCTGAAAAAGAGGTTTACAACACCGAACTGGATCAAG CACAAGGAACCAAGGGAAGTCCATATGTTTGTTGATTTGCTCCTTCATGAG TTGGATGGCATTGGAATTGAAGTGAGACAAATATTACCTCATGGGCTTATTCGAAGGCACCGTCATTCTGACAGCACAGGAAGCACTAATTCTTCACGTAGTAATCCAATACGTGAGGATAAAACAGCCAGGTCAAATTCACACAGAGCCAGAAGCCAGCTTCTTGAAAGCCATCTGGCAAAGTTGTTTGAGCAAAAAATGGAAATCTTTACAAAAGTCGAGTATACACAG GAGTCAATTATATCAACCATAGTAAAACTCTGCTTGAAAAGCTTGCAAGAATTTGTTCGACTGCAGACATTTAATCGTAGCGGGTACCAGCAGATTCAGCTGGATATTGAGTTTCTGAAGAACCCTTTGAAAgattttgttgatgatgatgcagCCATTGACTTCCTACTAAAAGAG ATAAACCATGCTGCTCATGAACGGTGTTTGGATCCAATTCCTCTGGAGCCTCCGATAATTGACAAACTTATACAGGCCAAGCTAGCCAAGAACAAAGAACAGAGTCCAAGCATGCAGTGA
- the LOC120262916 gene encoding vacuolar protein sorting-associated protein 51 homolog isoform X2 yields MATENAPPPMDEKVRRTRELLASFYSSDPSIASAGGPPSPSSAAQSASLDSINSPSFDPDVYMNLLIQKSNLEGLLQKHVEMAAEIKNLDTDLQMLVYENYNKFISATDTIKRMKNNISGMETSMEHLLEKIMSVQSRSVTVNTSLFEKREHVEKLHRTRNLLRKVQFIYDLPSRLGKCIKSEAYADAVRFFTGAKPIFEAYGESSFQDCKKASEEAMQVVIQNLQEKLYSDSEPIEARAEAVVLLKQLNFPVDSLKSKLLERLEEFLLRFQIESEVVEGIVEDSSESSKVGKASDPVPTKPPTVSTDQASINEFSKMVHAFLIIFPDTEKRLIELSQDLFSRRYGSIQKKIEKRISSANLLAMLRVVSADVAVVDEVLPEAALPVFSLEAASDIIRNYISSSFTHLLLEISESLTRTQPSLEEGAKESPLQIALESSKKAVIQGSMGLLLDFRQLIEDNVGLAKLRDLIIDLVQEGFQDFFQKLEQSFLLLSGRANANNLDSTIVNSVQVDKVQAGLTLVVAQLSVFIEQSAVPRIMEEIAVSFSGGGLRGYENGPAFVPGEICRLFRASGEKLLHNYINVKTQKISILLKKRFTTPNWIKHKEPREVHMFVDLLLHELDGIGIEVRQILPHGLIRRHRHSDSTGSTNSSRSNPIREDKTARSNSHRARSQLLESHLAKLFEQKMEIFTKVEYTQESIISTIVKLCLKSLQEFVRLQTFNRSGYQQIQLDIEFLKNPLKDFVDDDAAIDFLLKEINHAAHERCLDPIPLEPPIIDKLIQAKLAKNKEQSPSMQ; encoded by the exons ATGGCGACGGAGAACGCTCCTCCTCCGATGGACGAGAAGGTTCGGAGGACTCGAGAGCTCCTTGCGAGCTTCTACTCCTCCGATCCCTCCATCGCCTCCGCTGGTGGCCCTCCTTCCCCCTCTTCCGCCGCCCAATCCGCCTCTCTTGATTCTATTAACTCTCCCTCTTTTGATCCTGATGTTTATATGAACCTCTTG attcaaaaatcaaatcttgAGGGGCTTCTTCAAAAGCATGTTGAGATGGCAGCTGAGATCAAGAATCTTGATACTGACTTGCAAATGCTagtttatgaaaattataacaAGTTCATCAGTGCCACTGATACTATTAAAAG gatgaaaaataatataagtgGAATGGAGACAAGCATGGAACATCTTCTGGAAAAA ATTATGTCTGTTCAATCCAGGAGTGTCACAGTAAATACATCTCTATTTGAGAAAAGAGAGCACGTAGAAAAATTGCATCGAACTAGAAATTTATTGCGTAAAGTTCAG TTCATATATGATCTTCCCTCCCGACTTGGAAAGTGCATAAAGTCAGAAGCATATGCAGATGCAGTGAGGTTTTTTACTGGTGCAAAACCTATTTTTGAG GCATATGGAGAGTCATCTTTTCAAGATTGTAAAAAGGCGTCTGAGGAGGCTATGCAGGTGGTCATTCAAAATCTCCAG GAAAAACTGTATTCAGATTCTGAACCTATTGAAGCAAGAGCTGAGGCAGTTGTGCTTCTTAAACAACTTAACTTCCCTGTTG ACAGCTTAAAGTCAAAGCTACTTGAGAGGTTGGAGGAATTCCTTTTGAGATTCCAGATTGAATCTGAAGTAGTGGAGGGAATAGTGGAAGACAGCAGTGAATCTTCTAAAGTAGGAAAGGCATCAGATCCAGTACCAACTAAACCTCCAACTGTGAGTACTGACCAG GCTTCCATCAATGAGTTCTCCAAGATGGTTCATGCTTTTCTTATAATATTTCCGGATACTGAGAAACGGCTAATAGAACTTTCACAAGACTTGTTTTCCAG GCGCTATGGaagcattcaaaagaaaatagaaaagcGAATATCTTCTGCAAATTTACTGGCTATGCTGC GGGTTGTCTCGGCGGATGTGGCTGTAGTGGATGAAGTTCTGCCTGAGGCTGCTCTTCCTGTTTTTTCTCTAGAG GCTGCTAGTGACATTATCAGAAATTATATCTCGTCCTCTTTCACTCATCTTTTGCTTGAAATCTCAG AATCACTCACAAGAACACAACCTTCACTGGAGGAAGGCGCAAAAGAATCACCTTTGCAGATTGCTTTGGAAAGCAGCAAGAAGGCTGTGATTCAGGGAAGTATGGGTCTCTTATTG GATTTCCGCCAGCTTATTGAGGATAATGTTGGCTTGGCGAAGTTAAGAGACTTAATTATCGACTTGGTTCAAGAAGGTTTCCAAGACTTTTTCCAGAAACTTGAACAGagtttccttcttctttctggAAGAGCTAATGCCAATAATCTAGATTCAACGATCGTAAACTCCGTACAGGTAGACAAAGTGCAAGCTGGACTTACCCTTGTGGTGGCCCAACTTTCTGTATTTATAGAGCAAAGTGCAGTTCCTAGAATTATGGAG GAAATTGCTGTTTCTTTCTCTGGAGGTGGTCTTCGTGGCTATGAGAATGGGCCAGCATTCGTGCCAGGAGAGATCTGTCGATTATTCCGTGCATCTGGTGAAAAACTTCTGCATAAT TATATAAATGTGAAAACTCAGAAAATTTCCATCCTTCTGAAAAAGAGGTTTACAACACCGAACTGGATCAAG CACAAGGAACCAAGGGAAGTCCATATGTTTGTTGATTTGCTCCTTCATGAG TTGGATGGCATTGGAATTGAAGTGAGACAAATATTACCTCATGGGCTTATTCGAAGGCACCGTCATTCTGACAGCACAGGAAGCACTAATTCTTCACGTAGTAATCCAATACGTGAGGATAAAACAGCCAGGTCAAATTCACACAGAGCCAGAAGCCAGCTTCTTGAAAGCCATCTGGCAAAGTTGTTTGAGCAAAAAATGGAAATCTTTACAAAAGTCGAGTATACACAG GAGTCAATTATATCAACCATAGTAAAACTCTGCTTGAAAAGCTTGCAAGAATTTGTTCGACTGCAGACATTTAATCGTAGCGGGTACCAGCAGATTCAGCTGGATATTGAGTTTCTGAAGAACCCTTTGAAAgattttgttgatgatgatgcagCCATTGACTTCCTACTAAAAGAG ATAAACCATGCTGCTCATGAACGGTGTTTGGATCCAATTCCTCTGGAGCCTCCGATAATTGACAAACTTATACAGGCCAAGCTAGCCAAGAACAAAGAACAGAGTCCAAGCATGCAGTGA
- the LOC120262837 gene encoding bZIP transcription factor 53-like translates to MASKQAAQSSCSEEDQRKRKRMISNRESARRSRMRKQQHMDDLTNQVAELKNENSQIIAQVNLIAEQYLNSDLENAVLRTQVIELTERLRSLSSVLRFVEEFSGTPMYIPEIPDPLLQPWKLPQPVQPIIASAKMFQCKF, encoded by the coding sequence ATGGCATCAAAGCAAGCAGCTCAATCTTCATGCTCTGAAGAGGATCAGAGGAAGCGAAAGAGGATGATATCAAATAGGGAGTCGGCGAGGAGGTCTAGAATGCGAAAGCAGCAGCACATGGATGATCTTACAAATCAGGTTGCAGAATTGAAGAATGAGAACAGTCAGATAATTGCACAGGTCAATTTGATTGCAGAGCAATACCTTAACAGTGACTTGGAGAATGCTGTTTTGAGAACTCAGGTGATAGAGTTGACGGAGAGGCTTCGATCATTGAGCTCAGTTCTTCGGTTTGTGGAAGAATTCAGTGGCACACCCATGTATATACCGGAGATACCAGATCCGCTCCTGCAGCCATGGAAGCTCCCCCAACCTGTGCAGCCGATCATAGCATCTGCTAAGAtgtttcaatgtaaattttga